The genomic DNA CCAACCGGTCCCAACACCAGGCCCGGATGTCGACGAAGGGCGCGATGGCGAATTCGTCGGTCATGACGACCTGGTTCCGGTGCGCCGCGGCGACCGCCTCGTCCACGCTCGTCCCCGGGGTGCGGAAGGAGTAGTCGTAGAGGGTGAACAGCGGGCAGACGGTCACGCCCCCGAACACCGGGAAAGCGTCCTCGGGCGTGGTGACGCCGATGTCGCGGCACCCCTCCACCAGCTGGGTGTACTTGTCCCGGCCCTTGAAACGGTCCCCTGAGCGGGAGAAGAGTTCATGGTTGCCCGGCACCCAGATGACCCGCTGGTAGCGGCGGCGGAGGATGTCGAGCTGGTAGAGCACCGTGTCGGTGCGCTCGGCGACGTCTCCGGCGACGATCAGCCAGTCAGAGGGATCCCGCGGTCGAAGGGAGTTGATGTGCTCCGCGTTCGCCTTCACGGCGGCGTGCAGGTCGGAGACCGCCCACAGGGTGGTGCTCACGGGCTCACTCCTTCCGGTCTTCGCCTGATTCCGGTGCCGAATCAAGGTCCTGGTCGGTGACCGCCCACTTCATGGAACGGAAGCGGTGGACGACGGCCACCAGCCTAATCGTGATGAAGGCCAGCAGCCCGATCCAGATGCCGACAAGCCCGCCATCGAGGGCGTAGGAGAGCCAGATCGCAGGCAGGAAGCCGAGAACCACCGAGGCGATGGAAATGGTGCGCAGGAACGCCGCGTCGCCCGCGCCGAGCAGGACGCCGTCGATGGCGAAGACCACGCCGCCGAGGACGATCATCACCAGCAGCAGCCACCACGGGCCCCGCATCGCGGCCAGAACCGCCTCGTCCGTGGTGAAGATCCGTGGAATGAGGGTTGACCCGATCCCGAAGACAGCGGCCAGGATGAGGGCGAAGATCGTCGAGAAGAGCGTGACCTGACGCCCGAGGCGCCGGGCGACCTTGACGCTGCCCCGGCCCAGCGCCGCACCGGTCAGGGTCTGTGCTGCGATGGCCAGCGAGTCGAGCACCAGCGTGATGAAGTTCCACAGCTGCAGCATGATCTGGTGGGCCGCCAGCGGCGCGGTGCCGAACCGGGCCGCCACCGCCGCGGCCGAGAGGAACGCCACCTGGAAGGACAACGAGCGCAGGATCAGGTCCCGGCCCAGGATGAGCTGACGCCACATGACCTTCGGCTTGGGCGCCCAGCCGCCGGCGTGTTCCCTGGCCAGGCAGACCAGGAAGAGCAGGGCGGTGACGCCCATGCCCAGCACGTTGGCGAGCGCGGAGCCGTTGAGCCCGAAGGCGTTGACCAGCAGGGGCAGGCTGATCCCGCCGGGGATCAGTCCAGCCAGCACGAAGATCAGGGGCCGGCGCGTGTCCTGGACGCCGCGCAGCCAGCCGTTGCCGGCCATGATCACCAGCGTCAGCGGGATGGAGACGGCGTTGACCGACAGCCAGGAGCTGGTGGCCGCGGCGGTGCGCTCCTCCCCCGTCATGAACATCGCGATCTGGTCGCCGAAAAGCCAGATGACGCTGGCCAGCAGTAGCCCGACGGCGAGTCCGATCCAGGTCGCCTGCACGCCTTCCGCCACCGCCTCGGGGCGTCGTCCGGCGCCGAAGAGCCGGGATGACCGGGCGGTGGTCCCGTAGGACAGGAACGTCAGTTGGGTGGTGACTGCGGAGTGCACCGCGGCGCCGGCGGCCAGGGCCGCGAGATCGAAGGCGCCCAGGCTGCGCCCGACCACCGCGGTGTCGAGCATGAGGTAGAGCGGCATGGCCGCCAGCACGCCCAGCGCCGGGAAGGCCAGCGCGAAGATCTGCCGAGCCGACACGCCGCCGCCAGCGGAGGGAGTGGCCTCGGCCATCAGGACTCGCCTGCCTCCCCGCGGATCTCGGCGACGGACTCCAGCAGCTGGTTGACCACGTCCTCGGCCTCCCCGTAGACGGTGTACCCGGCGGCTTCGGCGTGACCGCCGCCGCCAAGGCTCCGGGCCAGGTCAGCGACGTTGATGGCGGTCGAGCGCAACGAAGTGGCCCAGCCGCCGTCGTACTGCTCCTTGAACACCACGCCAACGTCGCAGCCGTCCAGGGAGCGGACGAAGTCGATGAGTCGCTCCACGGCGGCCCCGGAATGGGTGCGGATGTCCTTGTGGGAGGCCATGATCACGGCGACGGTGCGCTCACCGGCGGGCAGCAGCCGGATGTTGGCCAGGGCCCGTCCGATCATCGACAGATCCGCCGGGCTCGTCTTGTCCAGCAACTCCTCGGCGATCTCCCGGATGTCGATGCCGTAGTCCATCAGCTCCGCCGCCAGCGTGTGCATGGCGGGCGATCCCCAGCGGAAGCTGCCGGTGTCGGTCACCAGTCCCGCGTAGAGGGCGTGCGCGATGGACTCGTCCAGCTCGACGCCGAGGTAATGGAACAGCTCACGCAACACCGAGGTGGTCGACTCCCGGACATCGACGAGGTTGTGCGCGCCGTAGCCCGGGTTGGAGACGTGGTGGTCGATGACCAGCAGGCGGTCCCGGTAGGCGGCGACCTCGTCCGTGAGCACGCCGGTACGGTCGATGGAGCCGCAGTCGACGGTGACCACGAGGTCGACGTCCGGGATCTCCTCACCCAGCAGGATTTCCCCGGCTCCGGGGATCGTCAGCAGGTTCGGCGCGACCGGGTAGGGCTGACCGATCATCGGCGTGACCGTCTTACCCAGCTGTCGCATCGCCAGGGTCAGCGCCATGACGGATCCGATGGCGTCGGCGTCGGGGCGCAGGTGCCCGACCACGGCGATGGCATCGGCCGCGGTGAGCATCTCGGCCGCCCTGCGGTAGGCGGCCTCATCGGAGGCGGGGGAAACCGTCACTCCTCGTCACGCTTCTTGTACGGGTCCGTGTCACCGGCGTAGGTGGCGTTCTTCTTCAACTCCGCCAGCTCCTCGTCACGGGCGCGGGCCCTGGCCAGCAGCTCCTCCATGTGGGCGGAGGACTGCGGCATGGTGTCGAGTTCGAAGGAGAGCGTCGGGGTGAAACGCACCCCGAGCTGGTCGCCGACCTGCTTGCGCATCTGGCCGCGGACCCGGGCCAGCGCGTCGGCGGCGGCCTCATAGTCCGGCTCCTCGTCGATGGTCGCTCCGCGGACGGTGTAGTACACCGTGGCGTCGTGCAGATCGCCGGTGACCCGGGTATCGGTGACCGTGACCAGGCCCAGTCGGTAGTCGCTCTTGTCCATCTCCAGAGCGGTTGCGACGATCTGCTGGATGCGTTTGGCCATTCGGCCTGCGCGGGCGTTGTCCGCCATGATCTCATCTCCTCTACGTCGGCCAGCTATTACTTCGGTGACATTCTACCCTGTCCGCATCACGGGGAATGGCCACGGCCTCCCTGCGGGTCGACGTCCGCGCTCGAAGGGGTAGCCCAGCGACACGTCCACATGGGTGACGCCGTCCACCACGGTTTTCTCCGGAATGTGGAGGTGACCGTGGATGACCGTCCGGGCCCGGTACTTGAGCGGCCAGTCCCGGGTGTGTGCCGACCCGCACCACAGGGCGATGTCCTGCTCGTGCAGCCGCTCGGTGGGTTCGCGCACCAGCGGCCAGTGGTTGACCAGGACGGTCTCCCCCGCCACCCTGTCAAGCCGGTCGGCGGTGTAGTCCAACCGCTCGGCGCACCATTGCTCGACGTCGACGTAGGGGGCGATCGCGATCTCGTCGTCCAGCTTCACCTTCGCCCGTGCCACGGCCTGCTTCGCCGTCAGCCCGAGGGGGCGGAAGGTGTAGTCGTAGAGGGTGAACAACGGGCACACCGTCACCCCGCCGAAGACGGGGTACGGGTCCTCCGGCGTGACCACGCCCAGCGCCCGTAGCTCCCCCACCAGCGCGCGGTATCGTGCCTTACCCGCGACCCGCTCGCTGCGCCGGTTGAAGAGCTCGTGATTGCCGGGCACCCAGAGCACCCTGCCAAAGCGCCGGGTCAGGGGCCCGAGGGTGGCCACGACGTCGGGGATCTTCTCCGCGACGTCCCCGGCGACGATGAGCCAGTCCCCCGGATCCGTCGGCGCGAGCTTGTCGACGGCCGTCTGGTTCTCCCGGAAGGAGACGTGCAGGTCGCTGACCGCCCAGAGAGTCTTCATGCATCAATAATGACACGCCCGCCAGCCGGGATGGCTGACGGGCGTGTTCAGGTGAGGGTCCGGACCTGACTAGGTGCGCGGAACCTCCACCATCTCGTAGGCCTCGATCTGGTCGTCGACCTGGAAGTCCTGGAAGGACAGGACCATGCCGCACTCGTAACCGGCGGAGATCTCGTTGACGTCGTTCTTCTCGTGACGCAGCGACTTGACCTCGACGTCGTTGGCGATGACGGAGCCGTCGCGAACGATGCGCACCTTGGTGTTGCGCTTCATCTTGCCGTCGGTGACCATGCAACCGGCGATGTTGCCGATGGCGGAGGCCTTGAAGATCGCACGGATTTCGGCCTTGCCGACCTCGCGCTCCTCGTAGACCGGCTTGAGCATGCCGGTCAGGGCCTGCTCGACCTCTTCGATCGCCTTGTAGATGACCGTGTAGTAACGGATCTCCACGCCCTCCTGGTTGGCTTCCTCGGTGGCCTTGCCCTCAGCGCGGACGTTGAAGGCGATGATGACCGCGTCGGATGCTGCGGCGAGGGAGACGTTGGTCTGGGTGACTGCACCGACGCCGCGGTCGATGATGTTCAGCTCCACCTCGTCGTCGATCTCGATCTCGAGCAGCGAGGACTCCAGCGCCTCGACCGAACCCGCGTTGTCACCCTTGAGGATGATGTTGAGGGTGCTGGTCTCCTTGAGGACGGAATCCAGGTCAGCCAGGGAGACGCGCTTCTTACGGCGGGCCTGCTCGGCGGAACGCTTGCGGGCGTCACGCTGGGCGGCGATCTGACGCGCGACGCGGTCGTCCTCGACCACCAGCAGGTTGTCGCCCGCCCCCGGCACCGCGTTCAGACCCTGCACCTGGACCGGACGGGACGGACCCGCCTCCTCGACGTCCTCGCCCCACTCGTCGACCATGCGGCGGACACGACCGTAGGCGCCGCCGACGACGATGGATTCGCCGACGCGGAGGGTACCGCGCTGGACGATGACCGTCGCGACCGGGCCGCGGCCACGGTCGAGGTGAGCCTCGATGGCCAGGCCCTGGGCGTCCATCTCCGGGTTCGCCTGCAGATCGAGCTCTGCGTCGGCGGTCAGGACGATGGCCTCGAGCAACCCGTCGATGTTGATGTTCTCACGGGCGGAGATGTCGACGAACTGGGTGTCGCCGCCGTACTCCTCCGGGATGATGCCGTACTCGGTGAGCTGGCCGCGGATCTTCTCCGGCTGTGCCTCCGGCTTATCGATCTTGTTGACCGCGACGACGATCGGGATGCCCGCGGCCTTGGCGTGGTTGATCGCCTCGACCGTCTGCGGCATGACGCCGTCATCGGCGGCCACGACCAGCACAGCCAGGTCGGTGGACTGCGCGCCACGGGCACGCATGGCGGTGAATGCCTCGTGACCCGGGGTGTCCAGGAAGGTCAGCGTGCGCAGCTCGCCGTCGACCTCCGACTGGACCTGGTAGGCGCCGATGCCCTGGGTGATGCCGCCTGCCTCGCCCTTGCCGACGTTCGCCTTACGGATGGTGTCCAGCAGGCGGGTCTTGCCGTGGTCGACGTGACCCATGACCGAGACCACCGGCGGACGCTGCTCGAGAGCAGCCTCGCCGCCCTCGTCCTCGCCGAACTGCAGGTCGAAGGACTCGAGCAACTCGCGGTCCTCATCCTCCGGAGAGACGACCTGGACGTTGTAGTTGATTTCGGCGCCGAGCAGCTGCAGGGTCTCCTCAGAGACCGAGGCGGTCGCGGTGACCATCTCGCCCAAGTTGAACAGGGCCTGGACCAGGGCTGCCGGATCCGCACCGATCTTGTCGGCGAAGTCGGCCAGGGACGCGCCCTGGCGCAGGCGGATGGTCTCGCCACGGCCGTCGGGCAGGCGAATGCCGCCGACGACGTTGGGCTGCCGCATCTCCTCGTACTCGTTGCGCTTCTGACGCTTCGACTTACGTCCGCGACGCGGTGCGCCACCCGGACGGCCGAAGGCGCCGGCGGTGCCGCCACGACGGCCGCCGCGGCCGCCGACCGGCCCACCCGTGCCGCCCGGACGACCCGGTGCGCCACCACGGCCACCACGGCCGGAACCGGCTCCGCCGCGGCCACCGGCCGCGCCGGACTTGGCGGGCATCTGGCCCGGGGACGGGTGCGAGGGCATCATGGCCGGGGACGGTCGCTTGCCGCCGCCCTGGCCACCACCCGGACGCGGCGCCGGACGCTCGCCGGAGCCCGGCTTGCCGCCCGCGGCCGGACGGCCCTGGCCCTTGGCGCCCGGGCCACCCTGGCCCGGACGACCCGGCTTGCCGCCGTCCTTGCGGCCGCCGCCCGGACGCGGTGCCGGACGCTCAGCCGTGCCTGCGGAGAACGGGTTGTTGGCGACGCGGGGCTTTCCGCCCGGCTTCGGCATCGGACGCGGCATCGGGCGGGCAGCGCCTGCTGCGTCCCCCGGGGTTGCGGCCGGCTTTGCTGCCGCCGAGTCCTGGGCCGGTGCGGCGGCGCCCGGCTTCGGGGTGGTGCCGCCCGGACGCGGGGTCGGACGGGTGGCCGACTTGGGCGCCGCTGCCGCGGACTCCTGCTGCGTGGCCTCCGGCCGTGCTGCGGCGGCCTTGGCCTGCGGGGCCGCGTCACCCGGGGTGGGTGCTGCCGCGGTCGGCTTCGGTGCAGCCGTGGCCGGCTTCGGAGTGGCTGCCGCCGGCTTCGGCGTGGTCGCCGCCGGCTTCGGGGCGCCCGGCTTGGCGGCGCCCGGCTTGGGTGCGCCCGGCTTGGGTGCGCCCGGCTTGGGTGCGCCCGGCTTCGGGGCGCCGGCCGACTGGCCGGTGTTCGTGTCTGCGGAATCTCCGTAGAACGTGCGCATCTTACGAATCACCGGGGATTCGATGGTCGACGATGCGGTCTTGACAAATTCGCCCTGCTCCTTGAGCGTGGCGAGAAGTTCCTTGCTTGTTACGCCGAGCTCCTTGGCGAGCTCATGAACGCGTAGCTTTCCGGGCACTTTTCTCCTCTGAGTTTAGCTAGAGGACGGTGCGCCGGAAGGCTGCCCGACCTCTAGGTATTGCTGTGGACTTTCATCGCTGATGCTTCATCGCTGTGTGCTCATCAGTGTTCGGTCTTCCTTATAATGTCGGGTCGTTCTGCAAGTTCTGCGAGATACGTGCGTACATGACCTGTCTCCACCGGGGTGGACGTACGGAGAGCGCGCCCGAAGGCCCGACGCTGCTCCGCAAGCTCGAGTGCGGCAATCGTCGGCGTGAGCCAGGCTCCGCGTCCGGGCAGGTTCCGGTCGGGATCCGCGAGGACGCGGCCGGATTCTGGCTGGGCGGGATCCAGGACAACCCGGAGAAGATCCACATCGGGGTGACGCGCTCGCGTCGCGATGCAGGTACGAATGCGGCGGGAACGCGGTGGCACGTCCTGCGCGGGTGCGCTTGACGCGATGATGGCGCTCGACTGGGGCATTCGTCTCCTTCTCGTGTCTGTCCTACGGCTCCGTGATACGGCGATCGGCACATGGGCCGAGAGCCAGTTTACGACAAAGACACCGAAAACTGAACTTTCGGTGTCTCTGAGGTTTGTGAGATTGCGCCCGGGTCGGCGGGGGCGGGGCCGGTTTCCGGGTGTGGCCCGCCTATGCCTGGTCGGAATGAATGTCGATCTTCCAGCCGGTGAGGCGGGCGGCCAGGCGGGCGTTCTGCCCCTCCTTGCCGATGGCCAGCGAGAGCTGGTAGTCCGGCACGGTGACCTTGGCCTCCTGCGCCTCGGCGTCGAGAATCTCGACACGCACGACCTTGGAGGGCGCCAGGGCGTTGCCGACGAAGACCGCCGGGTCCTCGTCGTAGTCGATGATGTCGATCTTCTCGCCGCCGAGCGCGGCCATGATGTTGTTGACGCGCTGTCCCTTCGGCCCGATGCAGGCACCCTTGGCGTTGATGCCCTTGGCGCGCCCGACCACCGCCACCTTGGATCGGTGGCCCGCCTCGCGGGCGATGGCGACGATCTCGACGGCTCCGTCGGCGACCTCGGGAACCTCCAGCTCGAAGATGCCGCGGACCAGCTCCGGGTGCGTGCGCGAGAGGTTGACCTGGACGTTGGCGTTGGACTGGTTGACGTCCACGATGTAGGCCTTGACCCGGTCGCCGTGGACGAGCTTCTCGCCCGGAATCTGCTCGGCAGGCAGGAGGATGCCGTCCTGGGCGTCGAGTTCGGTGCCGAGCTGGACGACGACGATGCCACGCTCGTTGGCCCGGACGTCGCGCTGGACGACGCCGGAGACCACGCGACCCGCATAGCCGGAGTACTCCTCGTAGGTGCGGCCGGCCTCGGCCTCGCGCAGGCGTCGGACGATGGCGTCGCGGACGGTCTTGGCGCCGACACGCGCGAAGTTCGCGGGGGTGTCCTCATACTCGGAGGTGACGGCGCCCTCGTCGTCAAGCTCGGAGACGATGACGGTGACGTCGCCGGTGTCGGCATCGATCTCGACGCGGGTCTTGCTGTGCGGGTCCTCGATCGCGGCCTGCACGCCGTCCTCGCCGAAGCGGTACTCGCGGTAGGCGTACAGCAGCGCGCCCGCGATGGTGGTCATCATGTCCTCGGCGGGGATTCCCTGGGAGGATTCAATGGCCCG from Corynebacterium guangdongense includes the following:
- a CDS encoding metallophosphoesterase family protein; translated protein: MKTLWAVSDLHVSFRENQTAVDKLAPTDPGDWLIVAGDVAEKIPDVVATLGPLTRRFGRVLWVPGNHELFNRRSERVAGKARYRALVGELRALGVVTPEDPYPVFGGVTVCPLFTLYDYTFRPLGLTAKQAVARAKVKLDDEIAIAPYVDVEQWCAERLDYTADRLDRVAGETVLVNHWPLVREPTERLHEQDIALWCGSAHTRDWPLKYRARTVIHGHLHIPEKTVVDGVTHVDVSLGYPFERGRRPAGRPWPFPVMRTG
- a CDS encoding metallophosphoesterase family protein; translation: MSTTLWAVSDLHAAVKANAEHINSLRPRDPSDWLIVAGDVAERTDTVLYQLDILRRRYQRVIWVPGNHELFSRSGDRFKGRDKYTQLVEGCRDIGVTTPEDAFPVFGGVTVCPLFTLYDYSFRTPGTSVDEAVAAAHRNQVVMTDEFAIAPFVDIRAWCWDRLAYSVKRLSRITGPTILINHWPLVQEPTLRLLHPEIGLWSGTRHTRSWPTRYNAQQVIYGHLHTPSELIVDGVPHVEVSLGYPREWQRWPEREERRPWPYEVMRIENTETIRFGALR
- the nusA gene encoding transcription termination factor NusA — its product is MNIDIDAIRAIESSQGIPAEDMMTTIAGALLYAYREYRFGEDGVQAAIEDPHSKTRVEIDADTGDVTVIVSELDDEGAVTSEYEDTPANFARVGAKTVRDAIVRRLREAEAGRTYEEYSGYAGRVVSGVVQRDVRANERGIVVVQLGTELDAQDGILLPAEQIPGEKLVHGDRVKAYIVDVNQSNANVQVNLSRTHPELVRGIFELEVPEVADGAVEIVAIAREAGHRSKVAVVGRAKGINAKGACIGPKGQRVNNIMAALGGEKIDIIDYDEDPAVFVGNALAPSKVVRVEILDAEAQEAKVTVPDYQLSLAIGKEGQNARLAARLTGWKIDIHSDQA
- a CDS encoding YlxR family protein, which produces MPQSSAIIASSAPAQDVPPRSRRIRTCIATRARHPDVDLLRVVLDPAQPESGRVLADPDRNLPGRGAWLTPTIAALELAEQRRAFGRALRTSTPVETGHVRTYLAELAERPDIIRKTEH
- the infB gene encoding translation initiation factor IF-2, giving the protein MPGKLRVHELAKELGVTSKELLATLKEQGEFVKTASSTIESPVIRKMRTFYGDSADTNTGQSAGAPKPGAPKPGAPKPGAPKPGAAKPGAPKPAATTPKPAAATPKPATAAPKPTAAAPTPGDAAPQAKAAAARPEATQQESAAAAPKSATRPTPRPGGTTPKPGAAAPAQDSAAAKPAATPGDAAGAARPMPRPMPKPGGKPRVANNPFSAGTAERPAPRPGGGRKDGGKPGRPGQGGPGAKGQGRPAAGGKPGSGERPAPRPGGGQGGGKRPSPAMMPSHPSPGQMPAKSGAAGGRGGAGSGRGGRGGAPGRPGGTGGPVGGRGGRRGGTAGAFGRPGGAPRRGRKSKRQKRNEYEEMRQPNVVGGIRLPDGRGETIRLRQGASLADFADKIGADPAALVQALFNLGEMVTATASVSEETLQLLGAEINYNVQVVSPEDEDRELLESFDLQFGEDEGGEAALEQRPPVVSVMGHVDHGKTRLLDTIRKANVGKGEAGGITQGIGAYQVQSEVDGELRTLTFLDTPGHEAFTAMRARGAQSTDLAVLVVAADDGVMPQTVEAINHAKAAGIPIVVAVNKIDKPEAQPEKIRGQLTEYGIIPEEYGGDTQFVDISARENINIDGLLEAIVLTADAELDLQANPEMDAQGLAIEAHLDRGRGPVATVIVQRGTLRVGESIVVGGAYGRVRRMVDEWGEDVEEAGPSRPVQVQGLNAVPGAGDNLLVVEDDRVARQIAAQRDARKRSAEQARRKKRVSLADLDSVLKETSTLNIILKGDNAGSVEALESSLLEIEIDDEVELNIIDRGVGAVTQTNVSLAAASDAVIIAFNVRAEGKATEEANQEGVEIRYYTVIYKAIEEVEQALTGMLKPVYEEREVGKAEIRAIFKASAIGNIAGCMVTDGKMKRNTKVRIVRDGSVIANDVEVKSLRHEKNDVNEISAGYECGMVLSFQDFQVDDQIEAYEMVEVPRT
- the rbfA gene encoding 30S ribosome-binding factor RbfA, with the translated sequence MADNARAGRMAKRIQQIVATALEMDKSDYRLGLVTVTDTRVTGDLHDATVYYTVRGATIDEEPDYEAAADALARVRGQMRKQVGDQLGVRFTPTLSFELDTMPQSSAHMEELLARARARDEELAELKKNATYAGDTDPYKKRDEE
- a CDS encoding MATE family efflux transporter gives rise to the protein MAEATPSAGGGVSARQIFALAFPALGVLAAMPLYLMLDTAVVGRSLGAFDLAALAAGAAVHSAVTTQLTFLSYGTTARSSRLFGAGRRPEAVAEGVQATWIGLAVGLLLASVIWLFGDQIAMFMTGEERTAAATSSWLSVNAVSIPLTLVIMAGNGWLRGVQDTRRPLIFVLAGLIPGGISLPLLVNAFGLNGSALANVLGMGVTALLFLVCLAREHAGGWAPKPKVMWRQLILGRDLILRSLSFQVAFLSAAAVAARFGTAPLAAHQIMLQLWNFITLVLDSLAIAAQTLTGAALGRGSVKVARRLGRQVTLFSTIFALILAAVFGIGSTLIPRIFTTDEAVLAAMRGPWWLLLVMIVLGGVVFAIDGVLLGAGDAAFLRTISIASVVLGFLPAIWLSYALDGGLVGIWIGLLAFITIRLVAVVHRFRSMKWAVTDQDLDSAPESGEDRKE
- a CDS encoding DHH family phosphoesterase, whose translation is MTVSPASDEAAYRRAAEMLTAADAIAVVGHLRPDADAIGSVMALTLAMRQLGKTVTPMIGQPYPVAPNLLTIPGAGEILLGEEIPDVDLVVTVDCGSIDRTGVLTDEVAAYRDRLLVIDHHVSNPGYGAHNLVDVRESTTSVLRELFHYLGVELDESIAHALYAGLVTDTGSFRWGSPAMHTLAAELMDYGIDIREIAEELLDKTSPADLSMIGRALANIRLLPAGERTVAVIMASHKDIRTHSGAAVERLIDFVRSLDGCDVGVVFKEQYDGGWATSLRSTAINVADLARSLGGGGHAEAAGYTVYGEAEDVVNQLLESVAEIRGEAGES